From one Eleginops maclovinus isolate JMC-PN-2008 ecotype Puerto Natales chromosome 7, JC_Emac_rtc_rv5, whole genome shotgun sequence genomic stretch:
- the LOC134867455 gene encoding lactase/phlorizin hydrolase-like — MSILERLLYLGLITGCVCQKQDDQVMFLAGPMTKEQVKGSVLDAFDCSYPIPLGAQQHFESLQSRGLTHFKVPLSWVQLLPTGFPGNPQQAVVSCYHTLMKQLLDVGLQPLVVLHGSTVPDSLRSRYGGWESPELGDMFRQYAEFVFGEFGDLSESWVTLSSLEELMDAELQNALDAHNSIYRHYHQLFPGRDGGISVGIKASKVPIISDTQLLKYTDFLSIKIQYDCTAGQNLAEELKSDLGKCGDKPILFYEVDLMDCSSYQFPSDTNMLKALSNGGQNVLGFDMVDTLRPAYRTPTRHQSDRSHLQTLSCSMTYCKTWSDFVTMTSTERDTFLNESFPVDFQWATSSESFKVEGGWAEDGKGETIWDHFGHEGLAFANQTADLACDSFHKVDFDVYLLRGLNVNTYQFSISWARIFPSGHQGIHSEKGALYYDKLINALIDSGIKPVVTLYHWDLPQALQDYGGWTNASIVEAFKVYTDFCFSRFGDRVKTWNTFSSPWVVSHAGYGTGEHAPGVKDYVVASYQATHNMIKSHAEAWHVYNEKYRKTQGGTVGIALNSDWAEPVDPSRPEDIAAADRYLQFMLGWFAHPIFVDGDYPATLKTQIEQKRKECPLSEPAILPVFTAEERKRIHGTADFFGLNHYTSRLVNNSLGGCTPGPQGVGNFLAHVDPSWSSTASDWIYSAPWGLRRLLNYISTEYVSVTKVPIHITGNGMPTEYSGDSLNDISRIDYMKSYINEALKAIHLDGVNVQRFTVQSLMDGFEGPEGYSERFGMHHVNFDLPDRPRTPKQSAYFYSSVIENNGFAAKKKISYAADLKNTDSKQISSIPPSTVPSQASVVWEKFSHQSNFQRKLYHYGTFPQGFSWGVSSSAYQIEGGWNADGKGPSVWDTFAQKPGSILDNANGNVACDSYHRLEEDFYMLRALKVKSYRFSLSWSRIFPDGHRASLNQKGVDYYNRLIDGLLAYNITPMVTLYHWDLPEALQTLGGWENVEMINVFNDFCDFCFATFGNRVKFWMTFNQPHTIAWSGYGLGQVPPNVKNPGIAPYRVAHNLIKAHAKAYHTYDDTYRKSQGGLISIALNADWFEPKDVNVPREVVAADRALQFQLGWFAHPIFKNGDYPDAMKWQVGNKSELQRLIETRLPSFTEEEKMFIKGTADMFCVNHYTTKIVSHVTAQLKPQSYEYDQDLSEAEESDSPTTAIGNQRAVAWGLRRLLNWIKEEYGDPEIFITENGVATHFMITVDDIDRVFYYKTYVDEALKANNLDGVKVKGYIATALMDSFEWLNGYKVGFGLHHVDFTNPIQPRTPKRSAHYYYQVIKDNGFPLPDDEKLLYGEFPKSFKWSTASASYQIEGSWRSDGKGLSIWDKFAHTPLKVSNSDNGDIACDSYNKIDKDVEVLKTLKVTHYRFSVSWPRVLPDGTTNHVNEAGVNYYHRLLDALEAANIQPQLTLYHWDLPEALQKVGGWENETIVERFRGYADLLFSRFGQKVKFWITLNEPYIVANLGYGYGTFAPGIYNRQYIAAHNLIKAHAEAWHLYNDKYRATQRGLISITINSDWTEPRNPYKQEDVDATNRYLQFFLGWFAHPIFRGDYPEIMKTVIRERSLAVGLPESRLPEFTPEEIKRINGTHDYFGLNHYCSVLSYPVDLGNQQDYEGDRGTGATHDRTWIESGSFWLKITPFGFRKLLKFIKDEYGNPPIYVTENGVSERGEVDLNDVHRKYYYENYINQALKATVLDGVDLRGYTAWSLMDNLEWAAGYSERFGLFFVNRSDPTLPRIPKNSASRYTSIITCNGFPDPALGPHECLNPEPEVTSTSAVTMPHTTAPMLPVSMVDFLGLELSTHNAEVAIYVLFAFLLVSVIGVVFVVHRLWKTKSNLKKAAVESVNMERM; from the exons ATGTCGATACTGGAGAGACTTCTCTATCTGGGTTTGATCACTGGTTGCGTGTGCCAGAAACAGGATGACCAGGTCATGTTTCTTGCAGGTCCTATGACCAAGGAACAAGTAAAAGGGTCCGTTTTGGACGCATTCGACTGCAGTTATCCCATACCTCTTGGCGCTCAACAGCACTTTGAGTCCCTCCAGAGCAGAGGGTTGACCCACTTCAAAGTGCCGCTGTCATGGGTTCAACTTCTTCCTACGGGCTTCCCCGGAAACCCGCAGCAGGCCGTGGTGTCCTGCTACCACACCCTGATGAAACAGCTTCTGGATGTGGGCCTTCAGCCTCTGGTGGTCCTGCATGGATCCACAGTGCCAGACTCTCTGAGATCGAGGTATGGAGGCTGGGAGAGCCCGGAGCTGGGGGACATGTTTAGGCAGTATGCAGAGTTTGTGTTTGGAGAATTTGGAGACCTATCAGAGTCCTGGGTGACACTGAGCAGCTTGGAGGAGCTGATGGATGCTGAGCTGCAAAACGCTCTTGATGCACACAATAGTATCTACCGCCATTATCACCAACTGTTTCCAGGGCGAG ATGGAGGAATATCAGTTGGGATAAAGGCCAGTAAAGTCCCAATCATCAGTGACACTCAACTCCTG AAATATACAGATTTTCTTTCCATTAAAATTCAATATGACTGCACTGCTGGACAAAACCTGGCTGAGGAACTGAAAAGTGATTTG GGAAAGTGTGGAGACAAACCCATTTTGTTTTATGAGGTGGACCTCATGGACTGTTCTTCATATCAGTTCCCCTCAGATACCAACATGTTAAAAG CGCTGAGCAATGGAGGTCAAAATGTTCTTGGATTTGACATGGTAGATACGTTACGTCCAGCTTACCGCACCCCAACACG TCATCAAAGTGACAGAAGTCATCTTCAAACATTGTCCTGTTCCATGACCTACTGCAAAACCTGGAGTGATTTTGTCACCATGACTTCTACTGAGCGAGATACTTTCTTGAACGAGTCCTTTCCTGTTGACTTCCAATGGGCCACCTCCAGTGAGTCTTTCAAGGTTGAGGGAGGCTGGGCTGAAGATGGGAAGGGAGAGACGATTTGGGACCATTTTGGTCATGAGGGCCTAGCCTTTGCAAATCAGACCGCTGATCTGGCTTGTGACAGTTTCCACAAAGTGGATTTTGATGTCTACCTCCTGCGAGGTCTTAATGTTAACACCTACCAGTTTTCCATCTCTTGGGCACGCATTTTTCCCTCGGGCCACCAGGGCATTCATTCTGAGAAAGGTGCTCTCTACTATGACAAGCTGATCAATGCACTCATTGATTCTGGCATAAAACCTGTTGTCACGCTTTACCACTGGGATCTGCCCCAGGCACTCCAGGACTACGGTGGATGGACCAACGCTTCCATTGTTGAAGCCTTCAAGGTCTACACAGACTTCTGCTTCTCCAGGTTTGGAGACAGAGTCAAGACCTGGAACACTTTCAGTAGCCCCTGGGTGGTGAGCCATGCTGGGTATGGCACTGGTGAGCATGCCCCTGGAGTAAAAGACTACGTGGTGGCCTCCTACCAG GCGACTCACAACATGATCAAATCCCATGCTGAGGCCTGGCATGTCTACAATGAGAAGTACAGGAAGACACAAGGAGGCACAGTGGGCATTGCATTGAACTCTGACTGGGCTGAACCTGTGGACCCCTCCAGACCAGAAGACATTGCAGCAGCAGATCGCTACCTGCAGTTCATGCTGGGCTGGTTTGCACATCCCATATTTGTTGATGGAGATTACCCTGCAACACTCAAGACTCAGattgaacaaaaaagaaaagagtgtCCTCTCTCTGAACCTGCAATACTCCCGGTTTTCACAgctgaagagaggaagaggatacATGGAACAGCTGACTTCTTTGGATTAAACCATTATACCTCCCGGTTAGTCAACAACAGTCTTGGTGGCTGCACCCCTGGTCCTCAAGGGGTTGGCAACTTCCTGGCACATGTAGATCCATCATGGTCCTCAACAGCTTCTGACTGGATATATTCTGCACCTTGGGGTCTCAGAAGGCTGCTAAACTATATTTCCACAGAGTATGTGAGTGTCACCAAAGTGCCAATCCACATTACTGGGAATGGTATGCCTACTGAGTACAGTGGGGACAGTCTCAATGATATCAGTAGAATAGACTACATGAAGAGTTACATCAATGAGGCCCTTAAAG CTATACATTTGGATGGGGTAAATGTGCAGCGGTTTACTGTCCAGTCACTCATGGATGGCTTTGAAGGTCCAGAAGGCTACAGTGAACGTTTTGGGATGCACCATGTCAACTTTGACCTGCCTGACAGGCCCAGGACTCCAAAGCAGTCGGCCTACTTTTACTCTTCAGTTATTGAAAACAATGGGtttgctgcaaaaaaaaagatttcttaTGCAGCAGACCTGAAAAACACAGACTCAAAACAAATTTCTTCAATCCCACCTTCCACTGTTCCATCCCAAGCCAGTGTTGTCTGGGAGAAATTCTCTCACCAGTCCAATTTTCAGAGAAAGCTCTACCACTACGGCACTTTCCCACAAGGCTTCAGTTGGGGAGTATCATCTTCGGCCTACCAGATTGAAGGTGGCTGGAATGCTGATGGGAAGGGGCCCAGTGTCTGGGATACATTCGCCCAAAAACCTGGCAGTATTCTTGATAATGCCAATGGAAATGTTGCCTGTGACAGCTACCACAGACTTGAAGAAGACTTCTACATGCTGCGAGCTCTGAAGGTGAAGTCGTACAGATTCTCTTTGTCCTGGTCCAGGATCTTTCCTGACGGTCACCGTGCATCTCTGAACCAGAAAGGTGTTGACTACTACAATAGACTCATTGACGGCCTCTTAGCATATAACATCACTCCCATGGTGACACTCTACCACTGGGACCTTCCTGAAGCCTTGCAAACACTTGGTGGCTGGGAAAATGTAGAGATGATTAACgtttttaatgacttttgtGACTTCTGCTTTGCCACATTTGGCAACAGAGTGAAATTTTGGATGACCTTCAACCAGCCTCATACAATTGCATGGTCAGGATATGGACTTGGACAGGTCCCACCCAATGTTAAAAATCCAGGAATTGCACCATACAGAGTTGCACACAACCTTATAAAAGCCCACGCTAAGGCCTACCACACATATGATGATACATATCGTAAATCCCAAGGTGGTCTTATATCCATTGCCCTTAATGCTGATTGGTTTGAACCTAAAGATGTTAATGTTCCTCGTGAAGTGGTGGCTGCTGACCGCGCTCTGCAGTTCCAACTGGGTTGGTTTGCACACCCCATTTTCAAGAATGGTGACTATCCTGATGCCATGAAATGGCAAGTTGGAAACAAAAGTGAGCTCCAACGTCTTATAGAGACAAGACTTCCTTCATTTACTGAAGAAGAAAAGATGTTCATCAAGGGAACTGCTGACATGTTCTGTGTTAATCATTACACCACAAAAATAGTAAGCCATGTTACTGCACAGCTTAAACCTCAATCATACGAATATGACCAGGACTTGTCAGAAGCAGAAGAAAGTGATTCACCAACTACTGCCATCGGAAATCAGAGAGCTGTCGCATGGGGCTTGAGAAGACTCCTAAACTGGATCAAAGAGGAGTATGGAGATCCGGAGATTTTTATTACAGAGAATGGAGTTGCTACACACTTTATGATCACTGTTGATGACATCGACAGAGTATTTTACTACAAAACTTACGTTGATGAGGCTTTAAAGG CTAATAATCTCGATGGTGTGAAGGTAAAAGGATACATAGCAACAGCTCTCATGGATTCTTTTGAGTGGCTCAATGGGTACAAAGTAGGATTTGGGCTGCACCATGTGGACTTCACTAACCCAATCCAACCCAGGACACCAAAACGCTCTGCTCACTATTATTATCAAGTCATAAAGGACAATGGCTTTCCATTACCAGATGACGAGAAGCTACTGTATGGAGAGTTTCCAAAGTCCTTTAAGTGGAGTACTGCCAGTGCCTCTTACCAA attGAAGGAAGCTGGAGGTCCGATGGAAAAGGACTGAGTATCTGGGACAAGTTTGCCCATACTCCATTGAAAGTGTCAAACAGTGACAATGGCGACATTGCTTGCGATAGTTACAACAAGATTGACAAGGATGTGGAGGTGCTAAAGACGTTGAAGGTGACCCACTATCGCTTCTCTGTATCCTGGCCCAGAGTGCTCCCAGATGGCACCACAAACCACGTCAATGAAGCTGGAGTGAACTATTACCATAGATTACTGGATGCCTTGGAAGCTGCTAATATTCAGCCCCAG TTGACCCTGTACCACTGGGACCTACCCGAAGCTCTACAGAAAGTGGGGGGCTGGGAGAATGAAACCATTGTCGAGAGGTTCAGAGGTTATGCCGATCTTTTATTCAGTCGATTTGGGCAAAAGGTGAAGTTCTGGATCACTCTAAATGAACCCTACATTGTAGCCAACCTTGGCTACGGATATGGTACTTTTGCTCCAG GCATTTACAATAGGCAGTATATTGCTGCTCACAACCTTATTAAGGCCCACGCTGAGGCCTGGCATCTGTACAATGACAAGTACCGTGCAACACAGAGAGGCCTCATCTCGATTACCATCAACTCTGATTGGACAGAGCCAAGAAACCCATATAAGCAGGAGGATGTAGATGCAACCAACCGCTACCTGCAG TTCTTCCTTGGATGGTTTGCCCATCCAATCTTCAGAGGTGACTATCCTGAGATAATGAAAACAGTCATTCGTGAAAGAAGCCTTGCTGTAGGTCTCCCTGAATCACG GCTTCCTGAGTTTACACCTGAGGAAATCAAGAGGATCAATGGGACCCATGATTACTTTGGCCTCAACCACTACTGCTCAGTTCTTTCATACCCAGTTGATTTAGGAAATCAGCAGGATTATGAAGGTGACAG GGGCACTGGAGCCACCCATGACCGCACCTGGATTGAATCTGGCTCCTTCTGGCTCAAAATTACTCCATTTGGATTTAGGAAACTCCTCAAATTTATCAAGGATGAGTATGGGAACCCACCTATCTATGTCACAGAAAATGGGGTCTCAGAGCGAGGAGAAGTGGACTTGAATGACGTCCACAGGAAGTATTATTATGAAAACTACATCAATCAGGCACTTAAAG CCACTGTTCTGGACGGAGTTGATCTAAGAGGATATACAGCCTGGTCATTAATGGACAACCTTGAGTGGGCCGCTGGCTACTCAGAGCGATTTGGACTTTTCTTTGTGAATCGCTCCGACCCCACCCTTCCTCGAATCCCTAAAAACTCAGCTTCTCGCTACACCTCTATCATCACCTGCAATGGCTTCCCAGATCCAGCTCTCGGGCCTCATGAGTGTTTGAACCCTGAACCTGAAG TAACAAGTACCTCCGCAGTGACCATGCCCCACACAACTGCCCCTATGCTGCCCGTGTCCATGGTGGATTTCTTGGGTCTCGAGCTTTCAACTCACAATGCAGAAGTTGCAATCTATGTCCTCTTTGCATTTCTTCTTGTAAGTGTGATTGGTGTAGTCTTTGTTGTACATCGGCTATGGAAAACCAAAAGTAACTTAAAGAAAGCAGCGGTGGAATCTGTTAACATGGAAAGAATGTGA
- the LOC134867246 gene encoding lactase/phlorizin hydrolase-like, with translation MISFHHFHATMKYLLWVALLYSFCTYSCCNDFNPRENFMLVAGPLNDAFDCSDPIPPGSREHFGHLQSRGVTHFKVQLSWVQILPPGSPSQPQQAVVSCYQTLMKQLLEVDLQPLVVLHGSTVPDTLRSRYGGWENPELRDMFQQYAEFAFQEFGGLALSWVTFSDMDDVRHDPGALQNILQLNKNLYQLYHQRFPEKGRRLSTGLRASDVAILPQIKSSTKMDFLSMHIEYTCESTNLAEELRRVQMSSGDLPIVIYEMTVHGCPDSQHQVLGDFLQVLMGNADLKIVGCDTVDMLGELEMEVFPNRHAISDFDRIAAFRNSYQNVWNKFGAQTTTERDLFLNESFAVDFQWATSSESFKVEGGWAEDGKGETIWDHFGHEGLAFENQTADLACDSYHKVDYDVYLLRGLNVNTYQFSISWARIFPSGHQGIHSEKGALYYDKLINALIDSGIKPVVTLYHWDLPQALQDYGGWTNASIVEAFKVYTDFCFSRFGDRVKTWNTFSSPWVVSHAGYGTGEHAPGVKDYVVASYQATHNMIKSHAEAWHVYNEKYRKTQGGTVGIALNSDWAEPVDPSRPEDIAAADRYLQFMLGWFAHPIFVDGDYPATLKTQIEQKRKECPLSEPAILPVFTAEERKRIHGTADFFGLNHYTSRLVNNSLGGCTPGPQGVGNFLAHVDPSWSSTASDWIYSAPWGLRRLLNYISTEYVSVNKVPIHITGNGMPTEYSGDSLNDISRIDYMKSYINEALKAIFLDGVNVQRFTAQSLMDGFEGKQGYSQRFGLHYVNFEDADRPRTPKQSAYFYSQVIKQNGFGGHKGDIFHLARLQITPGTNALPPSEVPSKSKVVWEKFSHQSNFQRKLYHYGTFPQGFSWGVSSSAYQIEGGWNADGKGPSVWDTFAQKPGSILDNANGNVACDSYHRLEEDFYMLRALKVKSYRFSLSWSRIFPDGHRASLNQKGVDYYNRLIDGLLAYNITPMVTLYHWDLPEALQTLGGWENVEMINVFNDFCDFCFATFGNRVKFWMTFNQPHTIAWSGYGLGQVPTNVKNPGIAPYRVAHNLIKAHAKAYHTYDDTYRKSQGGLISIALNADWFEPKDVNVPREVVAADRALQFQLGWFAHPIFKNGDYPDAMKWQVGNKSELQRLIETRLPSFTEEEKMFIKGTADMFCVNHYTTKIVSHVTAQLKPQSYEYDQDLSEAEESDSPTTAIRKQRAVAWGLRRLLNWIKEEYGDPDIYITENGVATESKTTWDDSARVFYFKTYVDEALKAYDLDGVKLKGYIATSLMDSFEWLNGYKVGFGLHHVDFTNPNRPRTPKYSAHFYYQVIKDNGFPSTDDDKLIHGHFRKDFIWSTATASYQIEGGWRADGKGLSIWDKFAHTPLRVFNDDNGDIACNSYNKVEEDVAILKQLKVTHYRFSISWPRVLPDGTAKHINEAGLNYYHRLVDALLAANIQPHITLYHWDLPQALQDIGGWENDTIVVKFRDYADLIFSRLGHKVKFWITINEPYNVANVGHGYGAAAPGISFRPGTLPYIVGHNLLKAHAEAWHLYNHKYRSKQQGIISITINSDWSEPRNPYKQEDIDAAKRVVQFYIGWFAHPVFNGDYSNMMKTIVRERSLAAGLAKSRLPEFTPEEIKRIKGTYDYFGFNHYTTVLAFPVNYGNLQHYDADRGAGTIADRTWLDSGSSWLKVSPFGFRKILNFIKAEYGNPPIIITENGISERGPIDLNDSHRSYYYEQYINQALKAYLLDNVDIHGYTAWSLMDNLEWATGFSERFGLFYINHSDTTLPRVAKNSVTRYSTIISCNGFPDPALGPHECLNPVVEATSAPVTPVPSDNTVDFLGMRLSTSDAETGLTTTFGLLIVAALGAICVSICLFKAKKK, from the exons ATGATATCGTTCCATCATTTTCACGCCACAATGAAGTACCTATTGTGGGTTGCTTTGCTGTATTCGTTTTGTACGTATAGTTGTTGCAATGATTTTAACCCGCGGGAAAACTTCATGCTTGTTGCAGGCCCCCTGAACGATGCATTCGACTGCAGTGATCCAATACCTCCAGGCTCAAGAGAGCACTTTGGCCACCTCCAGAGCAGAGGGGTGACCCACTTCAAAGTGCAGCTGTCGTGGGTTCAAATTCTTCCTCCAGGCTCTCCCAGCCAACCGCAGCAAGCAGTGGTGTCCTGCTACCAGACCCTGAtgaagcagctgctggaggtggaCCTTCAGCCTCTGGTGGTTCTGCATGGATCCACAGTGCCAGACACTCTGAGATCAAGGTACGGAGGCTGGGAGAACCCAGAGCTGAGAGACATGTTTCAGCAGTACGCTGAGTTTGCCTTCCAAGAGTTTGGAGGTCTGGCACTCTCCTGGGTGACATTTAGTGACATGGATGATGTTAGGCATGATCCCGGTGCTCTGCAAAATATCCTGCAGCTCAACAAGAACCTTTACCAGCTCTACCATCAACGATTTCCTGAAAAAG GGAGACGTCTGTCCACTGGTTTGAGAGCTAGTGATGTTGCAATCCTTCCCCAGATAAAAAGTTCAACCAAA ATGGATTTCTTGTCCATGCACATTGAATATACATGTGAATCAACAAACCTTGCAGAGGAACTGAGGAGAGTTCAG ATGTCCAGTGGAGACTTGCCTATCGTCATATACGAGATGACTGTTCATGGTTGTCCCGACAGTCAACACCAGGTTCTTGGCGATTTCTTACAAG TGTTAATGGGCAATGCTGACCTGAAGATTGTGGGATGTGACACAGTGGATATGTTGGGTGAGCTGGAAATGGAGGTCTTCCCAAACCG TCATGCCATTTCAGACTTTGATAGAATTGCAGCATTTAGAAACAGTTATCAGAATGTCTGGAATAAGTTTGGGGCTCAGACCACAACAGAACGGGATCTCTTTCTGAACGAGTCCTTTGCTGTTGACTTCCAATGGGCCACCTCCAGCGAGTCCTTCAAGGTTGAGGGAGGCTGGGCTGAAGATGGGAAGGGAGAGACGATTTGGGACCATTTTGGTCATGAAGGCCTAGCCTTTGAGAATCAGACCGCTGATCTGGCTTGTGACAGTTACCACAAAGTGGATTATGATGTCTACCTCCTGCGAGGTCTGAATGTTAACACCTACCAGTTTTCCATCTCTTGGGCACGCATTTTTCCCTCGGGCCACCAGGGCATTCATTCTGAGAAAGGTGCTCTCTACTATGACAAGCTGATCAATGCACTCATTGATTCTGGCATAAAACCTGTTGTCACGCTTTACCACTGGGATCTGCCCCAGGCACTCCAGGACTACGGTGGATGGACTAACGCTTCCATTGTTGAAGCCTTCAAGGTCTACACAGACTTCTGCTTCTCCAGGTTTGGAGACAGAGTCAAGACCTGGAACACTTTCAGTAGCCCCTGGGTGGTAAGCCATGCTGGGTATGGCACTGGTGAGCATGCCCCTGGAGTAAAAGACTACGTGGTGGCCTCCTACCAG GCGACTCACAACATGATCAAATCCCATGCTGAGGCCTGGCATGTCTACAATGAGAAGTACAGGAAGACACAAGGAGGCACAGTGGGCATTGCATTGAACTCTGACTGGGCTGAACCTGTGGACCCCTCCAGACCAGAAGACATTGCAGCAGCAGATCGCTACCTGCAGTTCATGCTGGGCTGGTTTGCACATCCCATATTTGTTGATGGAGATTACCCTGCAACACTCAAGACTCAGattgaacaaaaaagaaaagagtgtCCTCTCTCTGAACCTGCAATACTCCCGGTTTTCACAgctgaagagaggaagaggatacATGGAACAGCTGACTTCTTTGGATTAAACCATTATACCTCCCGGTTAGTCAACAACAGTCTTGGTGGCTGCACCCCTGGTCCTCAAGGGGTGGGCAACTTCCTGGCACATGTAGATCCATCATGGTCCTCAACAGCTTCTGACTGGATATATTCTGCACCCTGGGGTCTCAGAAGGCTGCTAAACTATATTTCCACAGAGTATGTGAGTGTCAACAAAGTGCCAATCCACATTACTGGGAATGGTATGCCTACTGAGTACAGTGGGGACAGTCTCAATGATATCAGTAGAATAGACTACATGAAGAGTTACATCAATGAGGCCCTTAAAG CCATTTTCTTAGATGGAGTGAATGTGCAGCGATTCACAGCGCAGTCACTCATGGATGGTTTTGAGGGAAAGCAAGGCTACAGCCAAAGATTTGGTCTTCATTATGTCAACTTTGAAGATGCAGACAGACCAAGAACCCCAAAGCAATCTGCATATTTCTACTCTCAGGTTATCAAGCAAAATGGATTCGGTGGCCACAAGGGGGACATTTTTCACTTGGCAAGATTGCAAATTACTCCCGGTACAAATGCATTACCACCCTCAGAGGTCCCCTCTAAATCTAAGGTTGTCTGGGAGAAATTCTCTCACCAGTCCAATTTTCAGAGAAAACTCTACCACTACGGCACTTTCCCACAAGGCTTCAGTTGGGGAGTATCATCTTCGGCCTACCAGATTGAAGGTGGCTGGAATGCTGATGGGAAGGGGCCCAGTGTCTGGGATACATTCGCCCAAAAACCTGGCAGTATTCTTGATAATGCCAATGGAAATGTTGCCTGTGACAGCTACCACAGACTTGAAGAAGACTTCTACATGCTGCGAGCTCTGAAGGTGAAGTCGTACAGATTCTCTTTGTCCTGGTCCAGGATCTTTCCTGACGGTCACCGTGCATCTCTGAACCAGAAAGGTGTTGACTACTACAATAGACTCATTGACGGCCTCTTAGCATATAACATCACTCCCATGGTGACACTCTACCACTGGGACCTTCCTGAAGCTTTGCAAACACTTGGTGGCTGGGAAAATGTAGAGATGATTAACgtttttaatgacttttgtGACTTCTGCTTTGCCACATTTGGCAACAGAGTGAAATTTTGGATGACCTTCAACCAGCCTCATACAATTGCATGGTCAGGATATGGACTTGGGCAGGTCCCAACCAATGTTAAAAATCCAGGAATTGCACCATACAGAGTTGCACACAACCTTATAAAAGCCCACGCTAAGGCCTACCACACATATGATGATACATATCGTAAATCCCAAGGTGGTCTTATATCCATTGCCCTTAATGCTGATTGGTTTGAACCTAAAGATGTTAATGTTCCTCGTGAAGTGGTGGCTGCTGACCGCGCTCTGCAGTTCCAACTGGGTTGGTTTGCACACCCCATTTTCAAGAATGGTGACTATCCTGATGCCATGAAATGGCAAGTTGGAAACAAAAGTGAGCTCCAACGTCTTATAGAGACAAGACTTCCTTCATTTACTGAAGAAGAAAAGATGTTCATCAAGGGAACTGCTGACATGTTCTGTGTTAATCATTACACCACAAAAATAGTAAGCCATGTTACTGCACAGCTTAAACCTCAATCATACGAATATGACCAGGACTTGTCAGAAGCAGAAGAAAGTGATTCACCAACTACTGCCATCAGAAAGCAGAGAGCTGTCGCATGGGGCTTAAGGAGACTGCTCAACTGGATCAAAGAGGAGTATGGAGATCCGGACATTTACATTACTGAGAATGGAGTTGCTACAGAATCAAAGACAACTTGGGATGACTCTGCCAGAGTATTTTATTTCAAGACCTATGTTGATGAGGCTCTGAAAG CGTATGACCTTGATGGTGTGAAGTTAAAAGGATACATAGCAACATCGCTCATGGATTCCTTTGAATGGCTCAATGGGTACAAAGTAGGATTTGGGCTGCACCATGTCGATTTTACCAACCCAAACCGTCCGAGGACACCCAAGTACTCAGCTCATTTTTACTACCAAGTCATAAAAGACAATGGCTTCCCGTCAACAGATGATGACAAACTAATTCATGGCCATTTCCGCAAAGATTTTATTTGGAGTACTGCAACAGCATCATACCAG ATTGAAGGGGGATGGAGAGCAGATGGGAAAGGCCTCAGCATCTGGGACAAGTTTGCTCACACTCCTCTGAGAGTGTTCAATGATGATAATGGGGACATAGCATGCAACAGTTACAATAAAGTAGAAGAGGATGTTGCTATATTGAAGCAACTTAAGGTGACCCATTATCGTTTCTCCATATCCTGGCCGAGGGTTCTTCCTGATGGCACCGCCAAGCACATCAACGAGGCTGGACTCAACTACTACCACAGACTGGTGGATGCACTGCTCGCAGCAAACATCCAACCTCAC ATCACTCTCTACCACTGGGACCTTCCACAAGCTCTGCAGGACATAGGGGGCTGGGAGAATGATACCATTGTCGTCAAATTCAGGGATTATGCTGACTTGATCTTTAGCCGTCTTGGCCACAAAGTGAAATTTTGGATTACGATTAATGAACCGTACAATGTAGCCAATGTAGGCCATGGCTATGGAGCAGCCGCCCCTG ggaTCAGTTTCCGACCAGGCACTCTGCCCTACATTGTGGGTCACAACCTGCTTAAAGCTCATGCCGAGGCCTGGCATCTGTACAATCACAAATACCGGTCCAAACAGCAAGGAATTATCTCCATCACCATCaactctgattggtcagagcCCAGAAATCCATACAAGCAAGAAGACATTGATGCTGCTAAACGTGTGGTGCAG TTCTACATTGGCTGGTTTGCCCATCCCGTTTTTAACGGAGACTACAGCAACATGATGAAGACAATCGTTCGAGAGCGAAGCTTAGCTGCTGGACTGGCAAAATCTCg GCTGCCTGAGTTCACCCCTGAGGAGATTAAGAGGATTAAGGGTACCTACGATTATTTTGGGTTCAACCATTACACCACTGTCCTGGCATTCCCCGTGAACTATGGAAACCTGCAGCACTACGATGCTGATAG GGGTGCAGGAACAATTGCTGATCGTACCTGGCTGGATTCAGGCTCATCCTGGCTGAAGGTCTCGCCTTTCGGATTCCGCAAGATATTAAACTTCATTAAGGCGGAGTATGGAAATCCACCTATTATCATCACAGAAAATGGTATCTCAGAACGGGGGCCGATTGACCTAAATGATAGTCATAGGAGCTACTACTATGAACAATACATCAACCAGGCACTGAAAG cTTACTTGCTAGATAATGTGGATATCCATGGCTACACAGCTTGGTCACTGATGGACAACCTTGAGTGGGCCACTGGCTTTTCAGAGAGATTTGGCCTTTTCTACATCAATCACTCAGACACAACATTGCCAAGAGTGGCCAAGAATTCTGTTACCCGCTACTCTACCATCATTAGCTGCAACGGATTCCCAGACCCTGCATTGGGACCCCATGAATGTTTGAACCCAGTGGTTGAAG